A region from the Acidiferrobacter sp. SPIII_3 genome encodes:
- a CDS encoding class I SAM-dependent methyltransferase, translating to MSHDQDVTRQFDDVAARYENSAVHAEGPDLALFRHAAERLRPRHALDVGCGPGHVALALAPFCTHVQAVDASPAMLAIAAARAREAGHGHIDIREASAARLPFADAAMDLATCRFSAHHWRDVAAGIREIGRVLRPGATFILTDSVAPDDPLADTHLQAIEVLRDPTHVRNYTVSAWMALLAAHGLAPLRTDHFRIRLVFADWVARAKTPPSRIAAIEELLSKAPAEARSRLGVEEDGSFHLDVLTVQCAKRGS from the coding sequence ATGAGCCATGACCAAGATGTCACGCGCCAGTTCGATGATGTCGCCGCCCGCTATGAAAACAGCGCCGTGCATGCCGAGGGCCCGGATCTCGCGCTGTTTCGCCATGCCGCCGAACGCCTGCGCCCCCGCCACGCCCTCGATGTCGGTTGCGGGCCCGGACACGTGGCCTTGGCGCTGGCCCCGTTCTGCACCCATGTGCAGGCGGTCGACGCCAGCCCCGCCATGCTCGCGATCGCCGCCGCCCGCGCCCGCGAGGCCGGCCATGGCCATATAGACATCCGGGAGGCGTCAGCCGCCCGGCTGCCGTTTGCCGATGCCGCCATGGACCTCGCCACCTGCCGTTTCAGCGCCCACCACTGGCGCGACGTAGCCGCGGGGATACGCGAGATCGGGCGCGTCCTGCGTCCGGGCGCAACCTTCATCTTGACTGACAGCGTCGCCCCCGACGACCCGCTGGCCGACACCCACCTCCAGGCCATCGAGGTCTTACGGGACCCGACCCATGTGCGCAACTACACGGTCTCTGCGTGGATGGCGCTCCTTGCGGCGCACGGCCTGGCGCCTTTGCGGACGGATCATTTCCGTATTCGTCTGGTATTCGCCGATTGGGTGGCGCGCGCCAAGACTCCGCCTTCGCGGATTGCCGCGATCGAGGAGCTGCTGTCCAAAGCCCCGGCCGAGGCGCGCTCGCGACTGGGCGTGGAAGAAGACGGCTCGTTTCATCTCGACGTCCTGACCGTGCAGTGCGCGAAGCGCGGCTCGTGA
- a CDS encoding fumarylacetoacetate hydrolase family protein has translation MEFLRYKKARGGYRLGVNIKGAFYDLADCYRRYRDLRGGRLPGVPAALAAASLRALLASPGVDAFLEALRGHGAGDGARALDAAVLTLGAPLHDPGRFIGIGLNYRSHAREVGQPVPPEPPLFAKWANAITGPRDDVRLPPQSQAVDYEVELGVVIGRRARRVGLNEALDHVFGYTVINDVSARDLQFRTGQWLAGKISDGFAPMGPAVVERTDVGAPQDLVLETWVNGELRQQGRTSDMIYDVPALVSHLSHLITLEPGDVIATGTPAGVGMSRTPPSYLAAGDVVRMRITGIGVIENRFVVPH, from the coding sequence ATGGAGTTTTTGCGCTACAAGAAGGCGCGGGGTGGTTACCGCCTGGGCGTGAACATCAAGGGCGCCTTCTACGATCTCGCCGACTGCTATCGCCGGTACCGGGACTTAAGGGGCGGGAGGCTGCCGGGTGTCCCGGCGGCGCTCGCCGCCGCCAGTCTGCGTGCGCTTCTGGCATCACCCGGGGTCGACGCCTTTCTCGAGGCGTTGCGCGGCCATGGCGCGGGGGATGGCGCGCGCGCCCTGGATGCCGCGGTCCTTACGCTAGGCGCACCGCTGCACGACCCCGGCCGCTTCATCGGCATCGGCCTCAATTATCGCAGTCACGCCCGTGAGGTCGGGCAGCCGGTGCCACCTGAGCCGCCGCTCTTCGCGAAATGGGCCAACGCCATCACCGGCCCGCGCGATGATGTCCGGCTGCCGCCGCAGTCGCAGGCGGTCGACTATGAAGTGGAGCTCGGTGTCGTCATCGGCCGGCGCGCGCGGCGGGTCGGCCTGAATGAGGCCTTGGACCATGTGTTTGGTTACACCGTGATCAATGATGTGAGCGCCCGCGACCTGCAGTTTCGGACCGGCCAATGGCTCGCCGGAAAGATCAGTGATGGTTTTGCCCCGATGGGTCCCGCCGTGGTCGAGAGGACGGATGTCGGGGCCCCGCAAGATCTCGTGTTAGAGACCTGGGTCAATGGCGAGCTGCGCCAGCAGGGCCGCACCTCGGACATGATCTATGATGTCCCGGCACTCGTCAGCCATCTTTCGCATCTCATCACGCTCGAGCCGGGTGATGTCATTGCCACCGGTACCCCTGCGGGGGTCGGCATGAGTCGCACACCACCTTCCTATCTCGCCGCGGGCGACGTGGTGCGCATGCGGATTACGGGGATAGGGGTGATCGAAAACCGCTTTGTCGTCCCTCATTGA
- a CDS encoding molybdopterin oxidoreductase family protein, producing the protein MSATQHDHEHGTSEVKYSTCYMCACRCGIKVTIENNQVRFIQGNRNHPINKGVLCAKGSAGIMKQCSPARLRSPLMRKPGTERGAGEFIEISWDQALDMLTERLARIRATDPNKFAFFTGRDQMQALTRLFAEQFGTLNWSAHGGFCSVNMAAAGLYTLGYAFWEFGDPDWDRTKYFMLWGVAEDHNSNPMKIGIEKLKSRGGKFVGINPARTGYQAVADEWVPIRPGTDAMLALSMIHVLLSRELFDWEFLIRYTNAPFLVVQTPGEKGDGLIYRDEAGQPLAWDLKKEAFVNGLDASCHPALFGEHKAPDGRTVKTVMTLLAERYLDERFAPENAAKICGVPAATIERLALEMAHVAFKETIEIAVEWTDWAGRKHDKFIGRPVSMHAMRGVSAHSNGFQAARAIHFLQILLGTIDCPGGFRAKPPYPRPVPSPGKPARHSAPNTPLDAHPLGFPTAPEDLVIDDEGRPLRIDKAYSWEAPIANHGLMHMVITNAVKGDPYPIDTLLFFMANMAWNSSMNTANIQDMLRAKGPDGEYKIPFLVVADAFHSETVHFADLVLPDTTYLERYDAISLLDRPISEPDAVADSIRHPLLALDRDVRPWQEVMIEIGARLKLPVFTNADGTPKYKGYKDFITYYEREPGIGFLAGYRGADGSKSLRGEPNPQQWERYIENQGFFQYHLPKGIRYMRFANKGYLEFAVEAGFLKTAEPIMIELYSEAIQKFRLAGLGLYDGPTPKERVDQERLATYFDPLPDYYEPLEQQRIDKEEYPFFAVNQRPMMMYHSWDSQNAWLRQIIAQNHLYMNRARGESLGFKDEDWVWVESHNGKIRVQLRLIEGCQEDTVWTWNAIGKQSGTWGLKPGGPEATEGFLMNHLISELLPEKSGERRLTNSDPITGQAAWYDLRVKVTRAAPGEEGVWPTFANVSPLPNAAPKPDILRYNTRTKAS; encoded by the coding sequence ATGTCGGCAACACAACACGATCACGAGCATGGCACGTCGGAGGTGAAGTATTCCACCTGCTATATGTGCGCCTGCCGGTGCGGCATCAAGGTGACGATCGAGAACAATCAGGTCCGCTTCATCCAGGGTAACCGCAACCATCCGATCAATAAAGGCGTGCTGTGCGCCAAGGGGTCGGCGGGCATCATGAAGCAATGCTCACCGGCGCGCCTGCGCAGCCCGCTCATGCGCAAGCCCGGTACCGAGCGCGGCGCCGGGGAGTTCATCGAGATCTCCTGGGACCAGGCGCTGGACATGCTCACCGAGCGGCTCGCGCGCATTCGCGCCACCGATCCCAACAAGTTCGCGTTCTTCACCGGCCGCGACCAGATGCAGGCACTCACGCGCCTATTCGCCGAGCAGTTCGGCACGCTCAACTGGTCGGCGCATGGCGGCTTTTGTTCCGTGAACATGGCCGCCGCCGGACTCTATACCCTGGGCTACGCCTTCTGGGAATTCGGTGATCCGGACTGGGACCGCACCAAGTATTTCATGCTCTGGGGGGTTGCCGAAGACCACAACTCGAACCCGATGAAGATCGGTATCGAGAAGCTGAAGAGTCGCGGCGGCAAGTTCGTCGGCATCAACCCGGCGCGCACCGGCTATCAGGCGGTCGCCGATGAATGGGTGCCGATCCGGCCCGGCACCGACGCCATGCTGGCGCTGTCCATGATCCACGTCCTGCTCTCGCGCGAACTCTTCGACTGGGAGTTTCTGATCCGCTACACCAATGCCCCGTTTCTCGTGGTGCAGACCCCCGGAGAGAAGGGCGACGGACTCATCTATCGTGACGAGGCCGGGCAACCGCTGGCCTGGGATCTCAAGAAAGAGGCATTCGTAAACGGCCTCGACGCCTCCTGCCACCCGGCGCTCTTCGGCGAACACAAGGCCCCCGATGGACGCACGGTGAAGACCGTCATGACGCTGCTTGCCGAACGCTACCTGGACGAGCGTTTCGCGCCCGAGAACGCCGCCAAGATCTGCGGGGTGCCGGCCGCCACCATCGAGCGCCTGGCGCTGGAAATGGCCCATGTGGCCTTCAAGGAAACCATAGAAATCGCCGTCGAATGGACCGACTGGGCGGGCCGCAAGCACGACAAGTTCATCGGCCGGCCGGTGTCCATGCATGCCATGCGCGGGGTCTCGGCGCATTCCAACGGCTTTCAGGCGGCGCGCGCCATCCATTTCCTGCAGATCCTGCTCGGCACGATCGACTGCCCCGGGGGATTTCGCGCCAAGCCCCCCTACCCGCGGCCGGTGCCATCGCCCGGCAAGCCCGCCCGGCATAGCGCCCCCAACACACCGCTCGATGCGCACCCGCTCGGCTTCCCGACCGCCCCCGAGGATCTCGTGATCGATGACGAGGGGCGACCGTTGCGCATCGACAAGGCCTACTCGTGGGAGGCGCCGATCGCCAATCACGGCCTCATGCATATGGTGATCACGAACGCCGTCAAGGGTGACCCCTACCCGATAGACACCCTGTTGTTCTTCATGGCCAACATGGCCTGGAACTCGAGCATGAACACCGCCAACATCCAGGACATGCTGCGTGCCAAGGGTCCCGACGGGGAATACAAGATCCCATTCCTGGTGGTGGCCGACGCCTTCCACTCCGAGACCGTGCATTTCGCGGATCTCGTGCTGCCGGACACCACCTATCTCGAGCGCTACGACGCGATCTCGCTCCTCGATCGGCCGATCTCCGAGCCGGATGCGGTGGCCGACTCCATCCGCCATCCGCTGCTCGCGCTCGATCGTGACGTTCGTCCCTGGCAGGAGGTCATGATCGAGATCGGTGCGCGCCTGAAACTCCCGGTGTTCACGAACGCGGATGGAACGCCCAAGTACAAGGGCTATAAGGACTTCATCACCTATTACGAGCGCGAGCCCGGCATAGGCTTCCTGGCCGGCTACCGGGGCGCCGACGGCAGCAAGTCGCTGCGCGGCGAACCCAATCCCCAGCAGTGGGAGCGCTACATCGAAAACCAGGGCTTCTTTCAGTACCACCTGCCCAAGGGCATCCGCTACATGCGGTTCGCCAACAAGGGCTACCTGGAATTCGCCGTGGAGGCGGGCTTTCTGAAGACCGCCGAGCCGATCATGATCGAGCTCTATTCCGAGGCCATCCAGAAGTTTCGTCTGGCCGGGCTCGGGCTCTACGATGGCCCGACCCCCAAGGAACGTGTCGATCAGGAGCGTCTGGCCACCTACTTCGATCCCTTGCCGGACTACTACGAGCCGTTGGAGCAGCAACGCATCGACAAGGAGGAGTACCCGTTCTTCGCGGTCAACCAGCGCCCGATGATGATGTACCACTCGTGGGATTCGCAAAACGCCTGGCTTCGGCAGATCATTGCCCAAAACCATCTGTACATGAACCGTGCCCGCGGCGAGAGTCTCGGATTCAAGGACGAGGACTGGGTGTGGGTGGAATCGCACAACGGCAAGATCCGCGTGCAGCTGCGCTTGATCGAGGGCTGCCAGGAAGACACGGTGTGGACCTGGAACGCGATCGGCAAGCAATCGGGCACGTGGGGATTGAAACCCGGCGGTCCCGAGGCCACCGAGGGCTTCCTCATGAACCACCTGATCTCGGAGCTCCTCCCCGAGAAGTCCGGCGAGCGGCGGCTTACGAATTCCGACCCGATCACCGGGCAGGCGGCGTGGTACGACCTGCGCGTGAAAGTCACGCGCGCCGCCCCTGGCGAGGAAGGCGTATGGCCGACATTCGCCAATGTCTCGCCGTTGCCGAACGCGGCGCCCAAACCCGACATCCTGCGCTATAACACGCGCACCAAAGCGAGTTAA
- a CDS encoding 4Fe-4S dicluster domain-containing protein, with product MRLGLVIDLDTCVGCHACATACKQWNTSSITAPLTDYDPYGKEPSGVWFNRIRHYEIGEYPNNKTINFPMSCMHCENAECVTVCPTGASYKRPEDGIVLVDQDKCMGCNYCSWACPYGARELDRESGTMKKCTLCVDRIYDETLPVEDRQPACVLACPAHARLFGDLDDPESSTSRAVRERGGYALMPELNYNPTNHYLPPRTRPAIPTSDLPRGSLARKVKEWVNRVIER from the coding sequence ATGCGCCTAGGTCTTGTCATCGATCTCGACACCTGCGTCGGCTGCCATGCGTGCGCGACGGCCTGCAAGCAGTGGAACACGAGTTCCATCACAGCCCCGCTCACGGATTACGATCCCTACGGAAAGGAACCCTCCGGGGTGTGGTTCAACCGTATTCGCCATTATGAGATCGGCGAATACCCGAACAACAAGACCATCAACTTCCCGATGTCGTGCATGCACTGCGAAAACGCCGAGTGCGTGACCGTATGCCCGACGGGCGCCTCCTACAAGCGTCCCGAAGACGGCATCGTGCTTGTCGATCAGGACAAGTGCATGGGCTGCAACTACTGCTCCTGGGCCTGCCCATACGGCGCGCGCGAACTCGATCGCGAGTCGGGCACCATGAAGAAGTGCACCTTGTGCGTGGACCGCATCTACGACGAGACACTGCCGGTCGAGGACAGGCAGCCGGCATGCGTGCTGGCCTGTCCGGCCCATGCGCGTCTGTTCGGTGACCTCGACGATCCGGAGAGCAGCACGAGCCGCGCCGTGCGCGAACGCGGCGGTTATGCGCTCATGCCCGAGCTCAACTACAACCCGACGAACCATTATCTGCCACCGCGGACACGGCCGGCGATCCCCACCTCCGACCTCCCGCGCGGATCGCTGGCGCGCAAGGTCAAGGAGTGGGTCAACCGTGTCATCGAACGTTAA
- a CDS encoding DmsC/YnfH family molybdoenzyme membrane anchor subunit, whose translation MNPSLAVIFLTLFSGAGFGLMAMVAVVNDFTIDGGLSPLRTAILVALALLLVTMGMVSSTAHLANPKNAWRAFTRWRTSWLAREGVFAVLFYPLAIAYLGWVFFTNTDQDGGALVLGNVAALVGLITIFCQGMIYACLRTIRQWHTPLVPANFYALGLALGMTIVATSRVLARGPDLILVSAACALLVAAGVMKAIYYFWIGAPSGTTLQTATGFTGGRVKLLDQGHTFGTFLTHEFSNCISPARARNFKIAVYALGFLAPMAILLAAAHMSLGLGVLLAPLLAFIGIGLERYLFFVEAQHVVNLYHGRMPGSLPQMHPALRGGAVSPAVARKPLVPSYEKR comes from the coding sequence ATGAACCCGTCACTTGCCGTCATATTCTTAACGCTCTTCTCGGGCGCCGGATTCGGTCTCATGGCGATGGTCGCAGTCGTGAACGACTTCACTATCGACGGAGGCTTGAGCCCGTTGCGTACCGCCATCCTCGTGGCGCTCGCCTTGCTGCTCGTGACCATGGGCATGGTGTCGTCGACTGCGCACCTCGCGAACCCGAAGAATGCCTGGCGGGCGTTCACCCGCTGGCGGACCTCATGGCTTGCACGCGAGGGCGTGTTCGCGGTGCTGTTCTATCCGCTGGCCATCGCCTATCTGGGCTGGGTGTTCTTCACAAACACCGACCAAGATGGCGGGGCGCTCGTGCTCGGCAACGTCGCAGCTCTGGTCGGGCTTATCACGATCTTCTGCCAGGGCATGATCTACGCCTGCCTGCGGACCATACGGCAGTGGCATACACCGCTCGTCCCGGCGAATTTTTACGCCCTCGGGCTTGCGCTCGGCATGACCATCGTCGCAACCAGCCGGGTGCTGGCCCGTGGGCCGGATCTCATACTAGTAAGCGCGGCCTGCGCCCTGCTGGTGGCGGCCGGGGTCATGAAGGCGATCTATTACTTCTGGATCGGCGCCCCGAGCGGCACGACCCTGCAGACCGCCACGGGTTTTACGGGGGGACGGGTGAAACTCCTGGATCAGGGGCACACCTTCGGCACGTTTCTGACCCATGAGTTCAGCAACTGCATAAGCCCGGCCCGCGCCCGGAACTTCAAGATCGCGGTCTATGCCCTGGGATTCCTTGCGCCCATGGCCATCCTGCTTGCCGCCGCCCACATGTCCCTTGGTCTGGGCGTGCTGTTGGCGCCACTGCTGGCCTTCATCGGGATCGGGCTCGAGCGCTACCTGTTCTTCGTGGAGGCCCAGCATGTGGTGAATCTCTACCACGGCCGCATGCCTGGCTCCCTGCCGCAGATGCATCCGGCCTTGCGCGGCGGGGCGGTGAGCCCGGCGGTGGCCAGAAAGCCGCTCGTCCCGAGTTACGAGAAACGCTAG
- the moaC gene encoding cyclic pyranopterin monophosphate synthase MoaC translates to MADERENGGLTHFDAHGQAHMVDVTEKVVTSRVATAEGHITMAEATADTIRAGTTRKGDVLGVARLAAIQAAKRTDALIPLCHQVPISGLDVSWAFVDATCLRCSVSVRTRYVTGVEMEALTAVGIALLTVYDMCKAMDRGMVIDGIRLVHKEGGRSGTWDRT, encoded by the coding sequence ATGGCGGACGAGAGGGAAAACGGCGGCCTTACGCACTTCGATGCGCATGGCCAGGCACACATGGTGGATGTGACCGAGAAGGTCGTCACCTCCAGGGTGGCCACGGCCGAGGGGCACATCACCATGGCCGAGGCGACCGCTGACACCATCCGCGCCGGCACGACTCGCAAGGGCGATGTCCTCGGTGTCGCGCGGCTGGCCGCCATCCAGGCCGCCAAGCGCACCGATGCCTTGATCCCGCTCTGTCATCAGGTCCCGATCTCGGGACTTGATGTCAGCTGGGCATTCGTGGATGCCACCTGCCTGCGCTGCTCGGTCAGTGTCCGCACGCGCTATGTGACCGGCGTGGAGATGGAGGCCCTGACGGCCGTAGGCATTGCGCTCTTGACCGTTTACGATATGTGTAAGGCCATGGACCGCGGCATGGTCATTGACGGAATCCGCTTGGTGCACAAGGAGGGAGGCCGCTCTGGAACCTGGGATCGCACGTGA
- the moaA gene encoding GTP 3',8-cyclase MoaA, with product MADAGVLVPQAKDLHDRFGRRISYLRVSLTEHCNLRCRYCSPEKGTPRFARKDHLAPAELDQLLSVFRSLGVRHMRFTGGEPLLYPWLVDRIAHARGLGIEKLSVSTNGYLLDRLAGALADAGLKRLNVSLDSLVPERFARITRGGDVNRVLRGLFIARESIPHIKLNVVLLKDENFAEIPALVDFALAERFDIQFIETMPLGIAGSTSRAESYVSVAEAEACIARSHALVARPRAPDDGPARRFGVAGFASDIGFISPISQNFCAGCNRVRLTSTGRLVYCLGQDDGVDLLAPLRAGLTPEALADLIRDKVWHEKPERHTFNDEPGRAAPVYMMRLGG from the coding sequence ATGGCAGACGCCGGGGTCCTCGTCCCGCAGGCAAAGGATCTCCATGACCGTTTCGGTCGCCGGATTTCCTATCTGCGGGTATCGCTGACCGAGCACTGCAACCTGCGCTGCCGATATTGCTCTCCTGAAAAAGGCACACCGCGCTTTGCGCGCAAGGACCATCTGGCGCCCGCCGAACTCGACCAGCTGCTTTCGGTGTTTCGTAGCCTCGGCGTGCGCCATATGCGCTTCACCGGCGGCGAACCGCTGCTCTACCCCTGGCTTGTCGACCGCATCGCCCATGCCCGCGGCCTCGGCATCGAGAAGCTGAGCGTCAGCACCAACGGCTACCTGCTCGACCGGCTCGCCGGGGCGCTGGCGGACGCGGGCCTGAAGCGCCTCAATGTGAGTCTCGACAGCCTCGTGCCGGAGCGTTTCGCGCGCATCACCCGCGGGGGTGATGTGAACCGGGTCCTGCGCGGTCTTTTCATCGCCCGCGAGTCCATCCCGCACATCAAATTGAACGTGGTCCTCCTGAAAGACGAGAATTTCGCTGAGATCCCGGCGCTCGTCGACTTCGCACTTGCCGAGCGCTTCGACATCCAGTTCATAGAGACCATGCCCTTAGGGATTGCCGGCAGCACAAGCCGCGCCGAAAGCTACGTGAGCGTGGCCGAGGCCGAGGCATGTATTGCGCGCTCGCACGCCCTGGTGGCACGTCCGAGGGCGCCCGATGACGGGCCCGCCCGGCGGTTTGGCGTCGCCGGTTTTGCCAGCGATATCGGCTTCATAAGCCCCATCAGCCAGAACTTCTGCGCCGGTTGCAACCGCGTGCGCCTGACCTCCACCGGGCGACTTGTCTATTGCCTGGGCCAGGACGACGGGGTCGATCTCCTCGCGCCGCTACGCGCCGGGTTGACGCCCGAGGCCCTGGCGGATCTCATCCGTGATAAAGTCTGGCACGAAAAGCCCGAGCGACACACCTTCAACGATGAACCCGGACGCGCGGCGCCCGTCTATATGATGCGTTTGGGAGGCTGA
- a CDS encoding MoaD/ThiS family protein, producing MITVRCFAAVREILGCDTRKLAPADTPQRASDVLEALAGARVADLPKPLLVAINCEHASLASLVHDGDEVAFFPPVSGG from the coding sequence GTGATCACCGTTCGCTGTTTTGCCGCGGTGCGCGAGATCCTCGGGTGCGACACGCGCAAGCTCGCGCCCGCCGACACACCTCAGCGCGCCTCGGATGTGCTGGAGGCGCTTGCCGGTGCGCGAGTCGCCGATCTCCCCAAACCCCTTCTCGTCGCCATCAACTGCGAACATGCGTCGCTCGCAAGCCTCGTCCACGACGGCGACGAAGTCGCATTCTTCCCGCCCGTGAGCGGCGGCTGA